Proteins encoded within one genomic window of Platichthys flesus chromosome 17, fPlaFle2.1, whole genome shotgun sequence:
- the LOC133972838 gene encoding SH3 domain-binding protein 5-like gives MDPLRNDSNGEDESQCAEEEEEVDPRIQGELEKLNQSTDDINRWESELEDCRQRFRAVLVEATVKLDEQVKKIGRAVDDSKPYWEARKAARQAQVEAQKATQEFQRAVEILRAAKETIALAEERLLEEESRQFDSAWQEMLNHATQRVMEAEQARTRSEAEHRKTAANYNCCISHMRQLEKKLKRSINKSRPYFELKAKYYLQLEQLKRQVDEHQAKLVVAKAEYREALRSLESISEEIHAQRRSLAMGTREQGVGAEGDGSNEDIANFKMESDGLSMVSVSIDEEGGHSGSSEEETNTSSPDALPSSVSSSSSHPSTSASTPLDTPSPSPFDTPSLYPLSYMSTLSSVPSSSSCPGSLKSVSPSSSHDSDSVCGSGHASPLLGPRSQCSGASSPDCDQERGDRAEGAEATLEAGLSKLTLTVAQKQGHSGDEKDPQYINPEVASSSSASAIVLHNSV, from the exons ATGGATCCTTTACGAAACGACAGCAACGGCGAGGACGAGTCGCAGTGtgcggaggaggaagaagaagtagaTCCAAGAATCCAG ggggagctggagaagTTAAACCAGTCTACAGATGACATTAACCGGTGGGAGAGCGAACTCGAG gaCTGTCGTCAGCGGTTTCGCGCGGTGCTGGTGGAAGCAACGGTGAAGCTGGACGAGCAGGTGAAGAAGATTGGGCGAGCTGTGGATGACTCCAAACCGTACTGGGAAGCACGCAAAGCAGCaagacag GCCCAGGTTGAAGCCCAAAAGGCCACTCAGGAGTTCCAGCGGGCCGTGGAGATCCTGCGGGCGGCCAAGGAAACCATAGCCCTGGCCGAGGAGCGGCTCCTCGAGGAGGAGAGCCGCCAGTTTGACTCCGCCTGGCAGGAAATGCTCAACCATGCCACACAGAGG GTGATGGAGGCCGAGCAAGCGAGAACACGCAGCGAGGCTGAGCACAGGAAGACGGCAGCCAACTACAACTGCTGTATCAGCCACATGAGGCAGTTGGAGAAGAAGCTCAAACGCTCCATCAACAAATCCAG ACCATATTTCGAGCTGAAAGCCAAGTACTATCTACAGCTTGAG CAACTAAAACGTCAGGTCGACGAGCATCAGGCCAAACTTGTGGTCGCGAAGGCCGAGTACCGCGAAGCGCTACGCAGCCTCGAGAGCATCTCAGAGGAGATACATGCCCAGCGACGCTCCCTCGCCATGGGCACCAGGGAGCAGGGTGTGGGCGCCGAGGGAGATGGAAGCAACGAGGACATCGCCAACTTCAAGATGGAGTCAGACGGCCTGTCAA tggtgTCAGTGTCAATTGACGAAGAGGGCGGTCACAGTggcagctcagaggaggagacCAACACCTCCTCACCAGACGCCCTGCCCTCGTCAGTCTCTTCTTCGTCCTCCCATCCTTCCACCTCCGCTTCCACCCCCCTCGACACGCCCAGCCCTTCCCCCTTCGACACGCCCAGCCTTTACCCCCTCTCCTACATGTCCACCTTGTCCTccgtcccctcctcctcctcctgtcccgGGAGCCTGAAGTCAGTGAGCCCCAGCAGCTCTCATGACTCAGACTCGGTGTGCGGTTCTGGGCATGCCTCACCTCTCCTTGGCCCTCGCAGCCAGTGCAGCGGAGCTTCCTCTCCAGACTGCGACCAGGAGAGAg GTGACAgagcagagggagcagaggCCACACTAGAAGCCGGTTTGAGCAAGCTAACTTTGACTGTTGCACAAAAACAAGGACACTCTGGGGACGAAAAAGACCCCCAGTACATTAATCCTGAAGtagcctcctccagctcagctTCTGCCATCGTGCTACACAACAGCGTCTGA
- the mturn gene encoding maturin isoform X1, whose product MEFKHLVEAAEKWCSGNPFDLIFAEEDDERRLDFYAEPGVSFYVLCPGGTDSFHVWSESEDCLPFLQLAQDYISSCGKKTLLEVLEKVFTSFRPLLGLPDLEDDSFEHYQTDMEGEPGPDQQQMGCTATLQAPFALHCSIHTARLYHIYPGL is encoded by the exons ATGGAGTTCAAGCATCTGGTGGAGGCGGCGGAGAAGTGGTGCTCCGGGAACCCGTTCGACCTCATCTTCGCCGAGGAGGACGACGAGAGGCGGCTGGACTTTTACGCAGAGCCCGGCGTCTCCTTCTACGTGCTGTGTCCCGGCGGCACCGACAGCTTC cACGTGTGGAGCGAGAGCGAGGACTGCCTTCCCTTCCTGCAGCTGGCCCAGGACTACATCTCCTCCTGCGGGAAGAAGACTCTACTGGAGGTGCTGGAGAAGGTCTTCACGTCCTTCAGGCCT CTCCTTGGCCTTCCAGACTTAGAAGACGACAGTTTTGAGCATTACCAAACTGACATGGAGGGGGAACCAGGGCCGGACCAACAGCAGATGGGG TGCACTGCCACGCTTCAGGCCCCCTTCGCCCTCCACTGCTCCATCCACACTGCAAGACTGTATCATATTTATCCCGGCTTGTAa
- the mturn gene encoding maturin isoform X2, whose translation MEFKHLVEAAEKWCSGNPFDLIFAEEDDERRLDFYAEPGVSFYVLCPGGTDSFHVWSESEDCLPFLQLAQDYISSCGKKTLLEVLEKVFTSFRPLLGLPDLEDDSFEHYQTDMEGEPGPDQQQMGVSQQ comes from the exons ATGGAGTTCAAGCATCTGGTGGAGGCGGCGGAGAAGTGGTGCTCCGGGAACCCGTTCGACCTCATCTTCGCCGAGGAGGACGACGAGAGGCGGCTGGACTTTTACGCAGAGCCCGGCGTCTCCTTCTACGTGCTGTGTCCCGGCGGCACCGACAGCTTC cACGTGTGGAGCGAGAGCGAGGACTGCCTTCCCTTCCTGCAGCTGGCCCAGGACTACATCTCCTCCTGCGGGAAGAAGACTCTACTGGAGGTGCTGGAGAAGGTCTTCACGTCCTTCAGGCCT CTCCTTGGCCTTCCAGACTTAGAAGACGACAGTTTTGAGCATTACCAAACTGACATGGAGGGGGAACCAGGGCCGGACCAACAGCAGATGGGGGTCAGTCAGCAGTGA
- the LOC133972378 gene encoding E3 ubiquitin-protein ligase ZNRF2-like, with the protein MGAKQSSPVFDGRTRAYSSSDLPSSNSSGGERIAGFRYTNGPDGPRIRYTGGGPTSSGLNIPAGGRSGSHVLNQSLDGTDGDDEGRLPPEGHRLLIGSLPAHLSPHLLGGFHCPVCSKFMGSDEIEKHLLMCFSKTRLTYNKDILSRDSGECAVCLEELEQGDTIARLPCLCIYHKGCIDEWFEVNRSCPEHPAD; encoded by the exons ATGGGGGCCAAGCAGAGCAGCCCCGTATTTGATGGCAGAACTCGGGCTTATTCCAGCTCCGATCTCCCATCCAGCAACTCCAGCGGCGGGGAGAGGATCGCGGGGTTCAGGTACACGAACGGACCCGATGGCCCCAGGATTCGTTACACTGGTGGAGGGCCCACCAGCTCCGGGCTCAACATACCAGCAGGCGGCAGGTCGGGGTCGCACGTACTCAATCAGAGTCTGGATGGCACTGATGGGGACGATGAGGGCCGGCTGCCTCCTGAGGGCCACAGGCTGCTTATAGGCTCCTTACCGGCTCACTTGTCTCCTCACCTGCTGGGAG gCTTCCACTGCCCCGTCTGCTCCAAGTTTATGGGGTCGGATGAAATAGAGAAGCACCTGCTTATGTGTTTCAGCAAAACACGCCTCACCTACAACA AGGACATCCTGTCCAGAGACTCTGGGGAATGTGCCGTCTGTttagaggagctggagcagggagACACCATTGCCAGACTGCCCTGCCTCTGTATCTACCATAAAgg GTGTATAGACGAGTGGTTCGAAGTGAATCGCTCGTGTCCGGAGCATCCTGCCGACTAG